One window from the genome of Calliopsis andreniformis isolate RMS-2024a chromosome 12, iyCalAndr_principal, whole genome shotgun sequence encodes:
- the LOC143185466 gene encoding uncharacterized protein LOC143185466, whose protein sequence is MSATLSSRAEQYFYSINPLAQRIGEDIAATKEAYEGLWNTLTIAERNQAINETIIQPEVALKYTLKKVDVSKELPEWYPKLRIQTGMKYVIDETGSTLRWRDEHSAPFSFMTQSQMNLSIIDSTEDAKSKLIRAQFGESPHFSSPAKSQRNNSNLLTDSYTSSHQVSRFQSDCFSSSIFEDEQCNSLLKGNSDSDHTESIFAKLMNKTSLLKLQNNLDDDMESLVRERDSDTDKSQSNTLVVMSRTKSSDINESTALLETPSSYSSFQSSQLNQEEEERTIPKTGFEFLDNW, encoded by the exons ATGAGTGCTACATTAAGTTCAAGAGCTGAGCAGTATTTCTACAGTATAAACCCCTTGGCACAAAGAATAGGGGAAGATATCGCTGCGACAAAAGAAGCCTATGAGGGTCTGTGGAATACATTAACTATAGCAGAGCGTAATCAAGCAATTAATGAAACTATAATCCAGCCAGAAGTGGCATTGAAGTATACATTGAAGAAGGTGGATGTCAGTAAAGAGTTACCAGAGTGGTATCCAAAGCTACGTATACAGACTGGTATGAAATATGTCATCGATGAAACTGGCTCT ACATTACGTTGGCGTGATGAGCACTCAGCTCCATTTTCATTCATGACTCAATCACAAATGAATCTCAGTATAATTGACTCAACTGAAGATGCAAAATCTAAATTAATCAGGGCTCAGTTTGGGGAATCACCACATTTTTCGAGCCCTGCTAAATCACAGAGAAACAATTCTAACTTACTTACTGATAGTTATACGTCATCTCATCAAGTTAGTCGTTTTCAGTCTGATTGTTTTTCAAGTAGTATTTTTGAGGATGAACAATGTAACAGTCTATTAAAAGGCAATTCAGACAGTGATCATACTGAAAGTATATTTGCTAAATTAATGAACAAAACATCTTTattaaaattgcaaaataatttAGATGATGATATGGAGAGCTTAGTTAGAGAAAGAGATTCAGATACTGATAAGAGTCAATCAAATACATTAGTTGTAATGTCGCGCACGAAATCGAGTGATATTAATGAATCAACTGCACTGTTAGAAACTCCTAGTTCTTACAGTAGTTTCCAGTCCTCTCAATTAAATCAGGAGGAGGAGGAAAGAACTATACCAAAGACTGGTTTTGAATTTCTTGATAATTGGTAG